One genomic segment of Anaerotignum faecicola includes these proteins:
- the rpsL gene encoding 30S ribosomal protein S12, with amino-acid sequence MPTFNQLVRKGRKTVEKKSTAPALQKGLNSLQKKATDVSSPQKRGVCTAVKTSTPKKPNSALRKIARVRLSNGIEVTAYIPGEGHNLQEHSVVLIRGGRVKDLPGVRYHIVRGTLDTAGVANRMQARSKYGAKRPKAAKK; translated from the coding sequence ATGCCTACGTTTAACCAGTTAGTAAGAAAAGGCAGAAAAACTGTTGAGAAAAAATCTACAGCACCCGCTCTGCAGAAAGGTTTGAACTCCCTGCAGAAGAAAGCTACAGACGTATCTTCTCCCCAGAAGAGAGGCGTATGTACAGCGGTAAAAACTTCCACACCTAAGAAGCCTAACTCTGCGCTGAGAAAGATTGCCAGAGTTCGTCTGTCCAACGGTATCGAAGTTACAGCATATATCCCCGGTGAAGGCCACAACCTGCAGGAACACTCCGTTGTTCTGATCAGAGGCGGTAGAGTAAAAGACCTTCCCGGTGTACGTTACCACATTGTCAGAGGTACACTGGATACAGCCGGCGTTGCAAACAGAATGCAGGCTCGTTCCAAATACGGCGCAAAGCGTCCTAAAGCTGCTAAGAAGTAA
- the rpsG gene encoding 30S ribosomal protein S7 has translation MPRKGHVAKREVLADPIYNSKLVTKLINSIMLDGKKGVAEKIVYGAFDKVAEKTGREALEVFEEALGNIMPVLEVKARRVGGATYQVPMEIRPERRQTLGLRWITLYSRKRGEKTMVDRLAGEILDALNNAGGACKRKDEMHKMAEANKAFSHFKW, from the coding sequence GTGCCTAGAAAAGGACATGTAGCAAAAAGAGAGGTCTTGGCCGATCCTATTTACAACAGCAAGCTGGTGACAAAGCTCATCAACAGCATCATGCTGGATGGTAAAAAGGGTGTAGCGGAAAAGATCGTTTACGGTGCATTCGATAAAGTAGCAGAAAAAACAGGTAGAGAAGCTCTGGAAGTTTTCGAAGAAGCTCTGGGCAACATTATGCCTGTACTGGAGGTTAAGGCTCGCCGTGTCGGCGGTGCAACCTACCAGGTACCCATGGAAATCAGACCTGAAAGAAGACAGACACTGGGCCTGAGATGGATCACACTGTATTCCAGAAAACGCGGCGAAAAGACAATGGTTGATCGTCTGGCAGGCGAAATTCTGGACGCACTGAACAATGCAGGCGGCGCTTGCAAGAGAAAAGACGAAATGCACAAGATGGCAGAAGCAAACAAAGCTTTCTCCCACTTCAAATGGTAA